The following proteins are co-located in the Raphanus sativus cultivar WK10039 unplaced genomic scaffold, ASM80110v3 Scaffold1220, whole genome shotgun sequence genome:
- the LOC130503907 gene encoding protein MKS1-like, producing the protein MDPSAYFAGGNPSDQQTPKRQLPIYGPRPSPLSVHKDSHKIKKPPKHPAPPPQHRDQPPPYAAREPVVIYAVSPKVVHTTASDFMNVVQRLTGISSEVFLDSRNDGDVSPAARLAATENASPRGGKEPVGISTAMEEAAEFSGYPPGILSPSPAMLPTASAGMFSPMFHLGGLFSPAIPPGLFSPAGIMSPGYASLSASPTFADFFSHIWE; encoded by the coding sequence ATGGATCCGTCGGCATATTTCGCCGGCGGTAATCCTTCTGATCAACAGACTCCAAAACGTCAGCTTCCGATCTATGGTCCTCGTCCTTCACCTCTAAGCGTCCACAAAGACTCTCACAAGATCAAGAAACCTCCTAAACACCCTGCTCCACCTCCTCAGCATCGTGACCAACCTCCACCTTACGCTGCTCGAGAGCCGGTGGTTATCTACGCCGTTTCACCAAAGGTCGTGCACACCACAGCCTCCGACTTCATGAACGTCGTCCAGCGTCTCACCGGGATCTCCTCTGAGGTCTTCCTCGATTCAAGAAACGACGGAGATGTATCACCTGCGGCGAGACTCGCCGCGACGGAGAATGCTAGCCCGAGAGGAGGAAAGGAACCGGTAGGAATCTCGACGGCTATGGAAGAAGCAGCTGAGTTCAGTGGTTACCCGCCGGGTATACTCTCGCCGTCTCCGGCTATGTTACCGACAGCTTCCGCCGGAATGTTCTCCCCGATGTTTCATCTAGGTGGGTTGTTCTCCCCGGCGATACCACCCGGATTATTTTCGCCGGCGGGAATAATGAGCCCTGGTTATGCTAGTTTGTCTGCTTCACCAACTTTTGCTGATTTCTTCAGTCACATTTGGGAATAA